CTGAGGGAGTATCAAGTTCTGATAGGAATCTCTGCCTGTGGATTGTCTGGGGCAGGGATGTTATTAAAAGGAGCCTCAGAGGGAAAGACAGATTTTGCACTCGTGAATACATGGAAGCTTCCTTCTTGCAGGAAGAAGTCCTTCCTCGTTTTGTTGAGATGGATGGAGCTGATGTCCTGTGTCCCAGCATAGGAGATTTCCTCTTCCTGCACATAAGCGGCCTGAATGCAGCAACAACAGGCCCAATGGCCCTGATGAGCCTCACCTGGGGTCTCTCacacctccctcttccccttgaCCCAGGGCTCTATTTAAGCTCTGTCCTGAGGTATTGACCCTTTCTTCAGGTGGCTGGCAGGAGTGTAAGGCTCCTGTTCTTCTGTAGGTTTCCCTCTGCCTGACCATGAGCCCCCTGGACCTGGAGCCTAAGTTTCCCACTGATTTCCCATCCtctacttgttttttttctggtcattCTGGCTCTGGTGAGCAATCAATGGGCTTTCTTGACCCAAGTGACCATCGTTGGATCGGCTCCTGACCTGCGGGCTCAGTGCCCTGCTTGATCACCATGTCCTGCTTTATCACCATGAACCTGATGGTTGAGCTGGACTCTGGGCTGCTCCTGTCTACCATGTCTGCATTTTCCCGGCTCAGGTACGGTGCAATGGGGTCACTGCTAGTGAGGCTGCTGCCCTCCTTGCCCTGTAATCATGCTCATGTCCTGGCTCCCACCCTGCAGGGAGCAGTTGGTTCTCACTGAGCTCTGCCAGCATTTCTGTTTCGATGGACTTTTCCTGTCATCATCAGGTTAACACTGTGTGCTTTCTAAGCTCTCTTATCATCTTAAATGAGGAATTTGGCCTTGGCCTCTGTGATTAGACAGTTGTCTGTCTCTGGTGGAGCACCTAATGGGGGAAGGTGCTTTTTTCCACCCTTTGAAATGAGGACCTAGCTGGGGTGTCAGAGGAGTGCAGGTGGTGCCCTAAGCAGGGCTGTCATTCCTCTTGGGGACATTTAGTCCCTGTCTGGCCCCAGGAAATGCATTGCCAAGCATTGAATCCTTGCAAGGGAATCCTTCCCTTGGCACGCATCTCTGGGGAGATCCTGACACCTACTGCTCCCCGGGCTGTCTTTGCTGGCACAGCCCTCCCTTGCTTCTGGGGAGAGTGGATTGTTGTATGGAAATCTTGCTGAGTCTTTGGAACTGTGTTTGCTGTCCTGTCAGTGTGTAGAGCCAAAGCAGAAGCTGAGGTATGGACcgtggggaggaggaaagcagatgTATTTGGTCCCCTGTCTGTGCCTTTGTGGGGGCCATCCCAGTTTAACTGGGGTGGCAAAGGAATACTTGGTTGTGGCAGAGCAAAGTCCTTCTTCCTGAAACTTTCCCATGCTGGTGTCTGGGGGCATTGGAAGAGGGTAAACAGCCTGGTTCATTACTCTGGAGAACAATGCTCGTTATCACAGAAGAGCTAAAGCCCAAGGACAGAGCTGACTTGCTTGGAAAACTGGTGTCTGAGACAACCTAAGCTGGTTGATAGGGACAGCTGAGGCTGTGGCTGGTCCTCACATAGGAACCTTGTTGGAAGTCTGGTTCTTAATGATAGGTTTGGAAGGAAATGAGGACGCATATATTAAGACAAAACCTCAAAACAAGCCCCAGGAGGGTGAGAGGCTGTGATTACATGGCGAGCCAGGCCATCTCCTTCTCTTTGTCTAATCTTCTTCCTTCTTTGCTGTGTCATTTCCCTGGAAACGTTTTTGGCCTCAAATACTATCACTTGAAAGGAGCCTGTGTGGCGAACTGGGCATGTCATGAacagggaaatgaaaaggcagcattgCAGGGAACATAAGCAGCGTCCCCATTTCTTTAATTGCGATTTGCATGAAAAATGAGCTTGTTGGTAAATACATTCCATGTGCAAAGGCTGCCTCTAGGGCCTGGGGTGTTCTGGACCAGTATAAAAGGCAGTCCAACTGCAGTCTCCCTCATCCACTTCTCTTGCCTTCTCCTTGGTGAACAAGGTGAGTTACAATCTCCTTTGCCtaactcttctctttctcttattCTCCTCTTTGTCTTCTGGACTTgattgagtctttttttttaagtagattcTGCTGAGAACCTTACTCCTTCATACTGCTCCCATAATCTCTGTTGTCCTTACTCTCTGTGCAGCTTAGATGGTAGAATGTCTTGGCCTTTATCTGCAGGGAAACCTTGGGGATCAGGGATCTCTAATATCCCTTCCTCCCAATGCAGCTTGTCCCTGTtccccagcctgtcctttctCTCACTGAGCAGGCTGTCAGGCTGCATCTCAAACACTGCCTGTGCTTTCCgtgccctctctcccaggtgcacctccaacCCACAGCCATGTCCTGCTACGATCTGTGCCgtccctgtggcccaaccccgctggccaacagctgcaatgagccctgtgtcaggcagtgccaggactcccgggtggtgatccagccctctcccgtggtggtgaccctgcccggacccatcctcagctccttcccccagaacaccgccgtgggatccaccacctccgctgctgttggcagcatcctgagTGAGGAAGGAGTGCCCATCAGCTCTGGGGGCTTCAACCTCTCTGGCCTTGGTGGCCGCTACTACGGCAGAAGGTGCCTGCCCTGCTAAAGCCGGGCTGGGTGTCCAGCAGATCAACCAGGAAGCCCAAAGCCAGGTGCCGGActgaggatggagctggtggccGTGGTTTCCAGATGGTTTGAGCATCCTTGTGTCCTCctgcaaaggaaggagggaagcgaGGTGCCAGCCTGTGCTGTCTAGAAACATGGCCAACTGATGTCTTCtacttctgctttcttctccgCATCATGAGTCCCTGTTGTCTCCTGCTGTCCTGTGCCATAAGTTCATCCCAAAGGAAGTTGAGAGGGTCCCCACTCTCCGTGTGTGTGAGGAAGCCATGTGTCCCATTGCTGTGAAGGGGTGCCTGACTACCAGCTGCCCTTGTAGCAGCCTGGACCGTGTCCCTTCCACCATGCACTGCTTTGTGTCACTCTTTAGACTCATTAAAGTTTATGCTGCATTGTACCTTGATGTCTCCTCTTGTTCTGTGGAGGGGAAAAGGATGGGTGGCCAAGGGTGAATGGTAGAACACTATTGTGCCCAGAGGAACTGATAACCCTCAGGGGCCATAGTTGTTAGAAAAAACATGGGACGTTGGTGGGTTGTATTGGAGTTTTGCAAAAGGTGGCCAGGAACTTCCCCCAAAGGACATGTTATTAGTAAGCAAGGTTGGATACTGGCTTCCAGTTCATGAGGCAAGCCTTTGACTTCCTGCAAGACATTTTACTGCAGGCTAATGCCCACCTGGCCAAGGCTCTGATCACATGTTACCACTTGCAATGTGTCCTTGCGTTTCTCTCCCCCAAACACTCCTTCCAAACCCTGGAACTGGAGGGGTTGAAGGGACATGTTGCCAGCAGGGCAACTGTGTAAAGGGCGATGTGAGCCCTCTGCTAGTTTTTGGCACAATGGTTTGAGTGTGGCACAGTGGTTATGAGTGTGTAAAATAGGTAAGGAAGGGGGATGGACACACAGGGATTATCCTCCCTCATCTGAAAGTGATGGGTAGCATCAGTGACATGTCCTAGAAACTCTCTGGAGGGCTACAAGGGAGCAGGAAAAGCATCTTTGCCCCCAGTGGAGCAGTTTTGTGGTCAAAAGCATTAAGTGTCGCGGAGTCCTTCTGTGCGTGTCACTGTGTCCTGAAGGGACATGACTCTGGAGCAGACATGCAGCAAACACTCCAGAAACCCCACTTGGGCTGTGCCTGGAGAGGTCCCAAGCAGTGATGCTTTTGTTCCTCCAAGCGGGCCTCAAGCTGGGGAGTGGTACCCTGCCAGCTCTATTCTCCGTTTCCTTCCCACCCCTTTTCCTCCACAAGCAGTAATTTGGTCCTGCTCCTCTGGTCATGCTTCAGGTAGAGGAGGAGGCACCCCTtgtgctctgctcctccttgcaAAGAGTCATGGACCCTGCTCGCTGCTGAGTAGGGTTGGGTGTCCTGTGGAAATCTTGCCAAGTGTATGGTGGTTCCTGGTGGCCCAAGCTGCAGCTGTGGCTAAGAcatgggcaggaaggaggacGTGTATCGATTGGCGAGCACGTGCCTTGGTCATTGGGGTGCCTCCAACTTTGCATGACGTGGCCAGCAGAGAGTGTTCAGAGAGGAATAGTCTTCATTCGGAACCACTGGAGTCGCTGTTTAAGGCAGGAAGggatgaaagggaaaaggaagatagAACAGGAGACAAGAAAACTCCTGCTGAGAACGTTGCTCAGTCTCAGAGACAGTAGTTCTGAAACCCAAGAGCAGAGGTGCCCTGCCTGGAGAGGCAATGCCTAGTGCAGCGTGAGTGAGCAGAGCATGAGAGCGAGCGAGTGATGGTGCCCACCCTTGTGTGTGCATGTCCAGGCTGAAGCCTCAGGGCTGTGAGGAGACCTGTCCCAttcatcaggaaacacttcaAAGGGAGGCCCTGGAGGGCAAGGGGATGGCATCACCTGGTGAAGTGGGACATTCCTCATCACTGCCTGCATCATCTGCCTGTGCTGACGTGTCATTTCTCGCGGAAAAGTTTGGGCCTCTAATACTGTGACTTGAAAGGAGCCTGTGTGGCAGAACGGGCATGTCATGAacagggaaatgaaaaggcagcgtTGCAGGGAACATAAGCAGTGTCCCCATTTCTTTAATTGTGATACTTTGCATGCAAGATGAGCTTGTTGGTAAACACATTCCATGTGCAAAGGCTGCCTCTAGGGCCTGGGGTGTTCTGGACCAGTATAAAAGGCAGTCCAACTGCAGTCTCCCTCATCCACTTctcttgccttctcctcctcGGTGAACAAGGTGAGCTCCAACTGCCTTtgcctcttgctctctttctcctttttctcctgtttgtctTTTGGCCTTGATTGAGTGTTTTTCTTGATGTAGCTTTTGCTGACATCCTTGCTGCTTGATCCTGCTCCCATCATCTCTCTTGTCTCCTTGTTCTCCCGTgaggggaggtgggagaaagCCTTGGGCTCTCTTTGCAGAGAAACCTTGTGGACTGCGGCTCCTAATACTCTcttcctccctgtgcagcctgtccctgctccccagcctctgtcttttctctcaCCGAGCAGGCTGTCAGGCTGCACCTCAAACACTGCCTGTGCTTTCCgtgccctctctcccaggtgcacctccatcCCACAGCCATGTCCTGCTACGATCTGTGCCgtccctgtggcccaaccccgctggccaacagctgcaacgagccctgtgtcaggcagtgccaggactcccgggtggtgatccagccctctcccgtggtggtgaccctgcccggacccatcctcagctccttcccccagaacaccgccgtgggatccaccacctccgctgctgttggcagcatcctgagTGAGGAAGGAGTGCCCATCAGCTCCGGGGGCTTCAACCTCTCTGGCCTTGGTGGCCGCTACTACGGCAGAAGGTGCCTGCCCTGCTAAAGCCGGGCTGGGTGTCCAGCAGATCAACCAGGAAGCCCAAAGCCAGGTGCCGGActgaggatggagctggtggccATGGTTTCCAGATGGGTTGAGCATCCTTGTGTCCTCctgcaaaggaaggagggaagcgaGGTGCCAGCCTGTGCTGTCTAGAAACATGGCCAActgatgtcttctgctttcttctccgCATCATGAGTCCCTgttgtctcctgctgccctgtgccATGGGTTCATCCTGAAGCAAGTTAAGGGGGGACCTTCTCACCCCCTCTTCTCCGTGTGTGTGAGGAAGCCATGTGTCCCATTGCTGTGAAGGGGTGCCTGACTACCAGCTGCCCTTGTAGCAGCCTGGACCGTGTCCCTTCCACCATGTGCTGCTTTATTTCACTCTTTAGACTCATTAAAGTTTATGCTGCATTGTAGCTTGATGTCTCCTCGTGTTTCTTCCCTCCTGAGTAGCCCAGCCAAGCTGTCCAGGCAGAAATGTGATGCTGAGAAGGGGGAATGGGTGGGCAGGCAAGACTGAATGTTCGATCTCTGCTGtgcccagaggtgctggcagccCTCAAGGGCCATGATCATACGAAAAAACATGGGATATTGGAGGGGCGTATGGAGTTCTATGAGTCTGCTCAGAGTGGCCAGGAACTTCCCCCAAAGGACATGTTATTAGTAAGCAAGGTTGGATACTGGCTTCCAGTTCATGAGGCAAGCCTTTGACTTCCTGCAAGACATTTTACTGCAGGCTAATGCCCACCTGGCCAAGGCTCTGATCACATGTTACCACTTGCAATGTGTCCTTGCATTTCTCTCCCCCAAACACTCCTTCCAAACCCTGGAACTGGAGGGGTTGAAGGGACATGTTGCCAGCGGGGCAACTGTGTAAAGGGCGATGTGAGCCCTCTGCTAGTTTTTGGCACAATGGTTTGAGTGTGGCACAGTGGTTATGAGTGTGTAAAATAGGTAAGGAAGGGGGATGGACACACAGGGATTATCCTCCCTCATCTGAAAGTGATGGGTAGCATCAGTGACATGTCCTAGAAACTCTCTGGAGGGCTACAAGGGAGCAGGAAAAGCATCTTTGCCCCCAGTGGAGCAGTTTTGTGGTCAAAAGCATTAAGTGTTGCGGAGTCCTTCTGTGCGTGTCACTGTGTCCTGAAGGGACATGACTCTGGAGCAGACATGCAGCAAACACTCCAGAAACCCCACTTGGGCTGTGCCTGGAGAGGTCCCAAGCAGTGATGCTTTTGTTCCTCCAAGCGGGCCTCAAGCTGGGGAGTGGTACCCTGCCAGCTCTATTCTCCGTTTCCTTCCCACCCCTTTTCCTCCACAAGCAGTAATTTGGTCCTGCTCCTCTGGTCATGCTTCAGGTAGAGGAGGAGGCACCCCTtgtgctctgctcctccttgcaAAGAGTCACGGACCCTGCTCGCTGCTGAGTAGGGTTGGGTGTCCTGTGGAAATCTTGCCAAGTGTATGGTGGTTCCTGGTGGCCCAAGCTGCAGCTGTGGCTAAGAcatgggcaggaaggaggacGTGTATCGATTGGCGAGCACGTGCCTTGGTCATCGGGGTGCCTCCAACTTTGCATGACGTGGCCAGCAGAGAGTGTTCAGAGAGGAATAGTCTTCATTCGGAACCACTGGAGTCGCTGTTTAAGGCAGGAAGggatgaaagggaaaaggaagatagAACAGGAGACAAGAAAACTCCTGCTGAGAACGTTGCTCAGTCTCAGAGACAGTAGTTCTGAAACCCAAGAGCAGAGGTGCCCTGCCTGGAGAGGCAATGCCTAGTGCAGCGTGAGTGAGCAGAGCATGAGAGCGAGCGAGTGATGGTGCCCACCCTTGTGTGTGCATGTCCAGGCTGAAGCCTCAGGGCTGTGAGGAGACCTGTCCCAttcatcaggaaacacttcaAAGGGAGGCCCTGGAGGGCAAGGGGATGGCATCACCTGGTGAAGTGGGACATTCCTCATCACTGCCTGCATCATCTGCCTGTGCTGACGTGTCATTTCTCGCGGAAAAGTTTGGGCCTCTAATACTGTGACTTGAAAGGAGCCTGTGTGGCAGAACGGGCATGTCATGAacagggaaatgaaaaggcagcgtTGCAGGGAACATAAGCAGTGTCCCCATTTCTTTAATTGTGATACTTTGCATGCAAGATGAGCTTGTTGGTAAACACATTCCATGTGCAAAGGCTGCCTCTAGGGCCTGGGGTGTTCTGGACCAGTATAAAAGGCAGTCCAACTGCAGTCTCCCTCATCCACTTctcttgccttctcctcctcGGTGAACAAGGTGAGCTCCAACTGCCTTtgcctcttgctctctttctcctttttctcctgtttgtctTTTGGCCTTGATTGAGTGTTTTTCTTGATGTAGCTTTTGCTGACATCCTTGCTGCTTGATCCTGCTCCCATCATCTCTCTTGTCTCCTTGTTCTCCCGTgaggggaggtgggagaaagTCTTGGGCTCTCTTTGCAGAGAAACCTTGTGGACTGCGGCTCCTAATACTCTcttcctccctgtgcagcctgtccctgctccccagcctctgtcttttctctcaCCGAGCAGGCTGTCAGGCTGCACCTCAAACACTGCCTGTGCTTTCCgtgccctctctcccaggtgcacctccatcCCACAGCCATGTCCTGCTACGATCTGTGCCgtccctgtggcccaaccccactggccaacagctgcaacgagccctgtgtcaggcagtgccaggactcccgggtggtgatccagccctctcccgtggtggtgaccctgcccggacccatcctcagctccttcccccagaacaccgccgtgggatccaccacctccgctgctgttggcagcatcctgagTGAGGAAGGAGTGCCCATCAGCTCCGGGGGCTTCAACCTCTCTGCCCTTGGTGGCCGCTACTACGGCAGAAGGTGCCTGCCCTGCTAAAGCCGGGCTGGGTGTCCAGCAGATCAACCAGGAAGCCCAAAGCCAGGTGCCGGActgaggatggagctggtggccGTGGTTTCCAGATGGGTTGAGCATCCTTGTGTCCTCctgcaaaggaaggagggaagcgaGGTGCCAGCCTGTGCTGTCTAGAAACATGGCCAActgatgtcttctgctttcttctccgCATCATGAGTCCCTgttgtctcctgctgccctgtgccATGGGTTCATCCTGAAGCAAGTTAAGGGGGGACCTTCTCACCCCCTCTTCTCCGTGTGTGTGAGGAAGCCATGTGTCCCATTGCTGTGAAGGGGTGCCTGACTACCAGCTGCCCTTGTAGCAGCCTGGACCGTGTCCCTTCCACCATGTGCTGCTTTATTTCACTCTTTAGACTCATTAAAGTTTATGCTGCATTGTAGCTTGATGTCTCCTCGTGTTTCTTCCCTCCTGAGTAGCCCAGCCAAGCTGTCCAGGCAGAAATGTGATGCTGAGAAGGGGGAATGGGTGGGCAGGCAAGACTGAATGTTCGATCTCTGCTGtgcccagaggtgctggcagccCTCAAGGGCCTTGATCATACAAAAAAACATGGGATATTGGAGGGGCGTATGGAGTTCTATGAGTCTGCTCAGAGTGGCCAGGAACTTCCCCCAAAGGACATGTTATTAGTAAGCAAGGTTGGATACTGGCTTCCAGTTCATGAGGCAAGCCTTTGACTTCCTGCAAGACATTTTACTGCAGGCTAATGCCCACCTGGCCAAGGCTCTGATCACATGTTACCACTTGCAATGTGTCCTTGCGTTTCTCTCCCCCAAACACTCCTTCCAAACCCTGGAACTGGAGGGGTTGAAGGGACATGTTGCCAGCAGGGCAACTGTGTAAAGGGCGATGTGAGCCCTCTGCTAGTTTTTGGCACAATGGTTTGAGTGTGGCACAGTGGTTATGAGTGTGTAAAATAGGTAAGGAAGGGGGATGGACACACAGGGATTATCCTCCCTCATCTGAAAGTGATGGGTAGCATCAGTGACATGTCCTAGAAACTCTCTGGAGGGCTACAAGGGAGCAGGAAAAGCATCTTTGCCCCCAGTGGAGCAGTTTTGTGGTCAAAAGCATTAAGTGTTGCGGAGTCCTTCTGTGCGTGTCACTGTGTCCTGAAGGGACATGACTCTGGAGCAGACATGCAGCAAACACTCCAGAAACCCCACTTGGGCTGTGCCTGGAGAGGTCCCAAGCAGTGATGCTTTTGTTCCTCCAAGCGGGCCTCAAGCTGGGGAGTGGTACCCTGCCAGCTCTATTCTCCGTTTCCTTCCCACCCCTTTTCCTCCACAAGCAGTAATTTGGTCCTGCTCCTCTGGTCATGCTTCAGGTAGAGGAGGAGGCACCCCTtgtgctctgctcctccttgcaAAGAGTCACGGACCCTGCTCGCTGCTGAGTAGGGTTGGGTGTCCTGTGGAAATCTTGCCAAGTGTATGGTGGTTCCTGGTGGCCCAAGCTGCAGCTGTGGCTAAGAcatgggcaggaaggaggacGTGTATCGATTGGCGAGCACGTGCCTTGGTCATTGGGGTGCCTCCAACTTTGCATGACGTGGCCAGCAGAGAGTGTTCAGAGAGGAATAGTCTTCATTCGGAACCACTGGAGTCGCTGTTTAAGGCAGGAAGggatgaaagggaaaaggaagatagAACAGGAGACAAGAAAACTCCTGCTGAGAACGTTGCTCAGTCTCAGAGACAGTAGTTCTGAAACCCAAGAGCAGAGGTGCCCTGCCTGGAGAGGCAATGCCTAGTGCAGCGTGAGTGAGCAGAGCATGAGAGCGAGCGAGTGATGGTGCCCACCCTTGTGTGTGCATGTCCAGGCTGAAGCCTCAGGGCTGTGAGGAGACCTGTCCCAttcatcaggaaacacttcaAAGGGAGGCCCTGGAGGGCAAGGGGATGGCATCACCTGGTGAAGTGGGACATTCCTCATCACTGCCTGCATCATCTGCCTGTGCTGACGTGTCATTTCTCGCGGAAAAGTTTGGGCCTCTAATACTGTGACTTGAAAGGAGCCTGTGTGGCAGAACGGGCATGTCATGAacagggaaatgaaaaggcagcgtTGCAGGGAACATAAGCAGTGTCCCCATTTCTTTAATTGTGATACTTTGCATGCAAGATGAGCTTGTTGGTAAACACATTCCATGTGCAAAGGCTGCCTCTAGGGCCTGGGGTGTTCTGGACCAGTATAAAAGGCAGTCCAACTGCAGTCTCCCTCATCCACTTctcttgccttctcctcctcGGTGAACAAGGTGAGCTCCAACTGCCTTtgcctcttgctctctttctcctttttctcctgtttgtctTTTGGCCTTGATTGAGTGTTTTTCTTGATGTAGCTTTTGCTGACATCCTTGCTGCTTGATCCTGCTCCCATCATCTCTCTTGTCTCCTTGTTCTCCCGTgaggggaggtgggagaaagTCTTGGGCTCTCTTTGCAGAGAAACCTTGTGGACTGCGGCTCCTAATACTCTcttcctccctgtgcagcctgtccctgctccccagcctctgtcttttctctcaCCGAGCAGGCTGTCAGGCTGCACCTCAAACACTGCCTGTGCTTTCCgtgccctctctcccaggtgcacctccatcCCACAGCCATGTCCTGCTACGATCTGTGCCgtccctgtggcccaaccccgctggccaacagctgcaacgagccctgtgtcaggcagtgccaggactcccgggtggtgatccagccctctcccgtggtggtgaccctgcccggacccatcctcagctccttcccccagaacaccgccgtgggatccaccacctccgctgctgttggcagcatcctgagTGAGGAAGGAGTGCCCATCAGCTCCGGGGGCTTCAACCTCTCTGGCCTTGGTGGCCGCTACTACGGCAGAAGGTGCCTGCCCTGCTAAAGCCGGGCTGGGTGTCCAGCAGATCAACCAGGAAGCCCAAAGCCAGGTGCCGGActgaggatggagctggtggccGTGGTTTCCAGATGGGTTGAGCATCCTTGTGTCCTCctgcaaaggaaggagggaagcgaGGTGCCAGCCTGTGCTGTCTGGAAACATGGCCAGCTGATGTCTTCTActcctcctgctttcttctcCGCATCATGAGTCCCTGTTGTCTCCTGCTGTCCTGTGCCATGGGTTCATCCTGAAGCAAGTCAAGAGCCATCCAGCTGATCTTCCACTCTCCGTGTGTGTGAGGAAGCCATGTGTCCCATTGCTGTGAAGGGGTGCCTGACTACCAGCTGCCCTTGTAGCAGCCTGGACCGTGTCCCTTCCACCATGTGCTGCTTTATTTCACTCTTTAGACTCATTAAAATGTATGTTGCATTGTAGCTTGATGTCTCCTCGTGTTCCTTCTCACCTAAGATCTGAGAGCTGATGTCTCTCTGTTTCCCTATGCCCATTTCTGAACGTCTCAGCAATGTTGGCAGAGCACCACAGTCACTGTTGGGGAGTTTGCATGACCTGTGGCCCATGACACTGATGTGAGGGCATTTAGTAAGTCTCTGTCTCTCCCTTGAAtaacagagaaaggagagaggggaacCCTCCAGGACGCAGCCATTGAGTCTTCCTGCCTTTCTGCCCTCAACTGCAAGACCACAGACATCAGGGAGGGATGTAACCTTGTTTGTTTGTGGAGTCATCATGTAATTGGAGTGGTAAACTCCACTGGGACATGGTGGTTGCTCCTGCCACAGGGGATGTAGGAGAGGACAAgctgcctctcccttcctcctaCATATTCTTGTCCTCCATAGGTGATGTTTTACCCTGTTCCCCCTAGTTCTTCTTCAGGTAGAGTGATGGGCACCTCCTGTGCTGTCCCGTGCTCTGTGGGAACCCCTACAGTGCCACTCCCCAGAGCTAAATTCCCATCTACGCTGAAAGCCAGCTGCTGTCAGCAAACCCCATGTGTCCTGCTGTGCAGGAGAAGGCCCTCAGGAAACACACTCTCTATCCTCACTCATGAGCTGTGCTGAGCTGGCAGCAGAAGCATGGTAGGGTGAAAAGCTCGTACCAGAGAGGGAAGGCAGCAATTGCAGATGTGATCAGAGGGAGCAGGGAGTGACAGGGCATTGGAGCCTTTAGCAGGCGCCCACCTTAGGCACTGACTGAGGGAGTATCACAGTCTAGTAGGATACTCTGACTGTGGATTGTCTGGGGCGGGAACGTGATTGAAACGAGCCTCAGAGGGAAAGACAGATTTTGTACTTATGAAACAAAGGTAAGCTTCTTTCTTGCAGgaagaagtcacagaatcacacagaatcacagaattgtaggggttggaagggacctctggagatcatccagtccaagcccctgccaaagcagggtcaccaagagcaggctggacaggaatgcatccaggcaggctttgagtatctccagaggagactccacaccctctctgggcagcctattccagtgctctggcatcctcaaaggaaagaattttttccacatgttcagagggaacttcctgtgttccagcttgtgtctgttgccccttgtcctgtcaccaggctccactgagaagaacctgacctcatcctcttgccacccaatctttagatatttataaacattgataagatcccgTCTCAGTCTTCTcaagctaaacagacccaggtctctcagcctttcctcataagagaggtgctccattcccttgatcatct
The sequence above is a segment of the Numenius arquata chromosome 27, bNumArq3.hap1.1, whole genome shotgun sequence genome. Coding sequences within it:
- the LOC141475923 gene encoding feather beta keratin-like translates to MSCYDLCRPCGPTPLANSCNEPCVRQCQDSRVVIQPSPVVVTLPGPILSSFPQNTAVGSTTSAAVGSILSEEGVPISSGGFNLSGLGGRYYGRRCLPC
- the LOC141475933 gene encoding feather beta keratin-like, whose amino-acid sequence is MSCYDLCRPCGPTPLANSCNEPCVRQCQDSRVVIQPSPVVVTLPGPILSSFPQNTAVGSTTSAAVGSILSEEGVPISSGGFNLSGLGGRYYGRRCLPC
- the LOC141475928 gene encoding feather beta keratin-like — its product is MSCYDLCRPCGPTPLANSCNEPCVRQCQDSRVVIQPSPVVVTLPGPILSSFPQNTAVGSTTSAAVGSILSEEGVPISSGGFNLSALGGRYYGRRCLPC